The following proteins are co-located in the Castor canadensis chromosome 5, mCasCan1.hap1v2, whole genome shotgun sequence genome:
- the Nr1i2 gene encoding nuclear receptor subfamily 1 group I member 2 isoform X2 yields the protein MRPEEIWNNVEFVQLEEANSVPRKSTINVDEEDEALQICRVCGDKANGYHFNVMTCEGCKGFFRRAMKRNVRLRCPFRKGTCEITRKTRRQCQACRLRKCLESGMKKEMIMSDAAVEQRRALIMRKKKERIEAQPPGVQGLTEEQRMLIAELMDAQMKTFDTTFSQFKDFRLPEVFSSGQEIPEFLQTSVGEEALSWRQIKEELCPMKLSLQLRGEDGSVWNYRPPANSNGKEIIPMLPHLADMSTYMFKGVINFAKVISCFRDLPIEDQISLLKGATFEICILRFNTLFNTETGTWDCGRLAYCCEDPEGGFQKLLLDPLIKFHYMLKKLQLHKEEYVLMQAISLFSPDRPGVVQRSVVDQLQERFAMALKAYIECSRPQPTHRFLFMKIIAVLTELRSINAQHTQRLLRIQDSHPFITTPLIRELISSTDG from the exons ATGAGACCTGAAGAAATCTGGAACAATGTTGAGTTTGTACAGTTAGAAGAAGCAAACTCTGTCCCACGAAAGTCCACCATCAATGTAGATGAGGAAGATGAGGCTCTCCAAATCTGCCGTGTATGTGGGGACAAGGCCAATGGCTATCACTTCAATGTCATGACATGCGAAGGATGCAAGGGCTTTTTCAG GAGGGCCATGAAACGCAATGTCCGGCTGAGGTGCCCCTTCCGCAAGGGCACCTGCGAGATCACCCGGAAGACGCGGCGGCAGTGCCAGGCCTGCCGCTTGCGCAAGTGCCTGGAAAGCGGCATGAAGAAGGAGA TGATCATGTCTGATGCCGCGGTGGAGCAGAGGCGCGCCCTGATcatgaggaagaagaaggaacgGATCGAGGCTCAGCCTCCCGGAGTGCAGGGGCTGACGGAAGAGCAGCGGATGTTGATCGCGGAGCTGATGGACGCTCAGATGAAAACCTTTGACACCACCTTCTCTCAATTCAAGGATTTCCGA CTGCCGGAAGTGTTTAGCAGTGGCCAGGAGATTCCAGAGTTTCTACAGACGTCAGTGGGAGAAGAGGCTCTCTCCTGGAGGCAGATCAAGGAAGAGCTGTGTCCCATGAAGCTCTCTCTGCAGCTGCGGGGGGAAGATGGCAGCGTTTGGAACTACAGACCCCCAGCCAACAGCAACGGGAAGGAGATCATCCCTATGCTGCCCCATCTGGCTGACATGTCAACCTACATGTTCAAAGGCGTCATCAACTTTGCCAAAGTCATCTCCTGCTTCAG GGACTTGCCCATTGAGGACCAGATCTCCCTGTTGAAGGGGGCCACCTTTGAGATATGCATACTGAGGTTCAACACGTTGTTCAACACAGAGACTGGGACCTGGGATTGCGGTCGGCTGGCCTACTGCTGTGAAGACCCTGAAG GTGGCTTCCAGAAACTTCTGTTGGATCCCTTGATAAAATTCCACTACATGCTGAAGAAGCTACAGTTGCACAAAGAAGAGTATGTGCTGATGCAGGccatctccctcttctccccag ACCGCCCAGGTGTGGTGCAGCGCAGCGTGGTGGACCAGCTGCAGGAGAGATTTGCCATGGCCCTGAAGGCCTACATTGAGTGCAGTCGGCCACAGCCCACCCACCG GTTCCTGTTCATGAAGATCATAGCAGTACTCACCGAACTGCGCAGCATCAACGCCCAGCACACCCAGCGGCTGCTGCGCATCCAAGACTCACATCCCTTCATCACCACTCCCCTCATCCGGGAGCTGATCAGCAGCACAGATGGCTGA
- the Nr1i2 gene encoding nuclear receptor subfamily 1 group I member 2 isoform X1, which yields MPGWASPGGLEANLEMRPEEIWNNVEFVQLEEANSVPRKSTINVDEEDEALQICRVCGDKANGYHFNVMTCEGCKGFFRRAMKRNVRLRCPFRKGTCEITRKTRRQCQACRLRKCLESGMKKEMIMSDAAVEQRRALIMRKKKERIEAQPPGVQGLTEEQRMLIAELMDAQMKTFDTTFSQFKDFRLPEVFSSGQEIPEFLQTSVGEEALSWRQIKEELCPMKLSLQLRGEDGSVWNYRPPANSNGKEIIPMLPHLADMSTYMFKGVINFAKVISCFRDLPIEDQISLLKGATFEICILRFNTLFNTETGTWDCGRLAYCCEDPEGGFQKLLLDPLIKFHYMLKKLQLHKEEYVLMQAISLFSPDRPGVVQRSVVDQLQERFAMALKAYIECSRPQPTHRFLFMKIIAVLTELRSINAQHTQRLLRIQDSHPFITTPLIRELISSTDG from the exons ATGCCTGGCTGGGCCTCCCCAG GAGGCCTAGAAGCAAACCTGGAGATGAGACCTGAAGAAATCTGGAACAATGTTGAGTTTGTACAGTTAGAAGAAGCAAACTCTGTCCCACGAAAGTCCACCATCAATGTAGATGAGGAAGATGAGGCTCTCCAAATCTGCCGTGTATGTGGGGACAAGGCCAATGGCTATCACTTCAATGTCATGACATGCGAAGGATGCAAGGGCTTTTTCAG GAGGGCCATGAAACGCAATGTCCGGCTGAGGTGCCCCTTCCGCAAGGGCACCTGCGAGATCACCCGGAAGACGCGGCGGCAGTGCCAGGCCTGCCGCTTGCGCAAGTGCCTGGAAAGCGGCATGAAGAAGGAGA TGATCATGTCTGATGCCGCGGTGGAGCAGAGGCGCGCCCTGATcatgaggaagaagaaggaacgGATCGAGGCTCAGCCTCCCGGAGTGCAGGGGCTGACGGAAGAGCAGCGGATGTTGATCGCGGAGCTGATGGACGCTCAGATGAAAACCTTTGACACCACCTTCTCTCAATTCAAGGATTTCCGA CTGCCGGAAGTGTTTAGCAGTGGCCAGGAGATTCCAGAGTTTCTACAGACGTCAGTGGGAGAAGAGGCTCTCTCCTGGAGGCAGATCAAGGAAGAGCTGTGTCCCATGAAGCTCTCTCTGCAGCTGCGGGGGGAAGATGGCAGCGTTTGGAACTACAGACCCCCAGCCAACAGCAACGGGAAGGAGATCATCCCTATGCTGCCCCATCTGGCTGACATGTCAACCTACATGTTCAAAGGCGTCATCAACTTTGCCAAAGTCATCTCCTGCTTCAG GGACTTGCCCATTGAGGACCAGATCTCCCTGTTGAAGGGGGCCACCTTTGAGATATGCATACTGAGGTTCAACACGTTGTTCAACACAGAGACTGGGACCTGGGATTGCGGTCGGCTGGCCTACTGCTGTGAAGACCCTGAAG GTGGCTTCCAGAAACTTCTGTTGGATCCCTTGATAAAATTCCACTACATGCTGAAGAAGCTACAGTTGCACAAAGAAGAGTATGTGCTGATGCAGGccatctccctcttctccccag ACCGCCCAGGTGTGGTGCAGCGCAGCGTGGTGGACCAGCTGCAGGAGAGATTTGCCATGGCCCTGAAGGCCTACATTGAGTGCAGTCGGCCACAGCCCACCCACCG GTTCCTGTTCATGAAGATCATAGCAGTACTCACCGAACTGCGCAGCATCAACGCCCAGCACACCCAGCGGCTGCTGCGCATCCAAGACTCACATCCCTTCATCACCACTCCCCTCATCCGGGAGCTGATCAGCAGCACAGATGGCTGA